A genomic region of Pseudomonas abietaniphila contains the following coding sequences:
- a CDS encoding ParD-like family protein gives MGLVKISEQMHDNIRSASAALSRSINAQAEHWMRVGMLAELNPGLNYSDICQLLIRAEATGDTLLSAQPEEAIVHQPQIRAVSR, from the coding sequence ATGGGACTGGTCAAGATTTCCGAACAGATGCACGACAACATACGCTCAGCCAGCGCGGCATTGAGCCGTTCGATCAACGCTCAGGCCGAACACTGGATGAGGGTGGGCATGCTTGCCGAACTCAATCCCGGGCTGAATTACAGCGATATCTGTCAGTTGTTGATTCGTGCTGAAGCCACGGGCGACACGCTACTGAGCGCACAGCCTGAAGAGGCGATTGTTCACCAACCCCAGATCAGGGCGGTGTCGCGATGA
- a CDS encoding GNAT family N-acetyltransferase — translation MSVRIEFKSNPDEDERLQILEPLKAYNAEKAGDGLSEKFAFFVRDENTDAVLGGLHGRILYRWLFIELLVVPEQARGQRMGSQLMDRAEAFARERNCVGIWLDTFDFQAPEFYRKHGYEEFGHLDDYPPGHQRLFFQKRLMPLVK, via the coding sequence ATGAGTGTGCGGATCGAATTCAAAAGCAATCCAGACGAAGATGAACGCCTACAGATCCTTGAACCGCTCAAAGCGTACAACGCTGAGAAAGCGGGTGATGGGTTGTCGGAAAAGTTCGCGTTCTTTGTGCGAGACGAGAACACCGATGCGGTCTTGGGTGGTTTGCATGGACGGATCCTTTACCGCTGGCTGTTCATCGAATTGCTGGTCGTCCCCGAACAGGCGCGTGGGCAGCGGATGGGCAGCCAGTTGATGGACAGGGCCGAAGCATTTGCCCGTGAGCGGAACTGCGTCGGGATCTGGCTCGATACCTTCGATTTCCAGGCACCGGAGTTCTATCGCAAACACGGCTATGAGGAATTCGGCCATCTGGATGACTACCCGCCGGGCCACCAGCGCCTGTTCTTCCAGAAACGGTTGATGCCGTTGGTGAAGTGA
- a CDS encoding helix-turn-helix domain-containing protein — MKDLGSRLKEERKSLGLSQQEFGAIGGVEANAQGKYESGERIPRSDYLAALGKKGVDVLYVLSGKRTPIATDTLNDAERAIITHYRALSEDDQEAISQLATSLSECATDAAAASSA, encoded by the coding sequence ATGAAAGATCTTGGTTCACGCCTGAAAGAAGAACGCAAAAGCCTCGGACTCTCGCAACAGGAATTCGGCGCGATTGGGGGCGTAGAAGCCAATGCCCAGGGGAAGTACGAAAGCGGCGAACGCATTCCTCGTTCCGATTACCTCGCAGCGCTTGGAAAGAAAGGCGTTGATGTCCTTTACGTGCTCTCCGGCAAACGAACGCCGATCGCGACCGATACGCTCAACGATGCCGAGCGGGCAATCATTACCCATTACCGGGCACTGAGTGAGGACGATCAAGAGGCGATTTCTCAGCTCGCAACCTCGTTATCGGAATGCGCGACGGACGCTGCTGCCGCTTCGTCTGCATAA
- the map gene encoding type I methionyl aminopeptidase, with product MSISIKSEADLVGLRVAGRLAADVLAMIAQHVRPGISTEALDDICNDYIVNELKVIPANVGYHGFTKTTCISPNAVVCHGIPSADDILKEGDIVNIDVAVIKDGWYGDTSRMYYVGEVSPLARRLVETTYEATLAGIHAVKPGATLGDIGNAIQTVAYREGFSVVREYCGHGIGRKYHEEPQVLHYGAAGKGLKLKPGMVFTIEPMINAGKPGTHVLDDGWTVLTRDQSLSAQWEHMVAVTQTGFELLTPWPDGTGDYPAV from the coding sequence ATGAGCATCAGCATCAAAAGCGAAGCCGATCTGGTGGGACTGCGGGTGGCCGGACGGCTGGCTGCGGATGTCTTGGCAATGATCGCCCAGCATGTGAGACCTGGCATCAGCACCGAGGCGCTCGATGACATTTGCAACGATTACATCGTCAACGAGTTGAAAGTGATCCCGGCCAATGTCGGGTACCACGGTTTCACCAAGACCACGTGTATCTCACCGAACGCGGTGGTGTGCCACGGGATTCCGTCGGCGGACGATATCCTCAAGGAAGGCGATATCGTCAACATCGATGTCGCTGTCATCAAGGATGGCTGGTACGGCGACACCAGTCGGATGTATTACGTCGGAGAGGTCAGCCCGTTGGCCCGGCGTCTGGTCGAAACCACCTATGAGGCTACCTTGGCAGGTATACACGCGGTGAAGCCTGGCGCGACGCTGGGCGACATTGGCAATGCCATCCAGACCGTGGCTTACCGGGAAGGCTTCAGCGTGGTTCGCGAATACTGCGGGCATGGCATCGGGCGTAAATATCACGAAGAGCCGCAGGTGTTGCATTACGGAGCGGCCGGGAAGGGGTTGAAACTCAAACCGGGAATGGTCTTCACCATCGAGCCGATGATCAACGCAGGTAAACCCGGGACCCATGTTCTGGATGACGGCTGGACCGTGCTGACTCGAGATCAATCGCTGTCGGCACAGTGGGAGCACATGGTGGCGGTCACGCAGACGGGTTTCGAGCTGTTGACGCCTTGGCCGGATGGCACCGGCGATTACCCAGCGGTGTGA
- a CDS encoding DUF6555 family protein, which yields MNDSKGFEIHYRFRGEPRHFFHQARHLCESEALHFATLHAGVGTLNGSVVAGPFRLAMLNAEGLGVTQVQWKRR from the coding sequence ATGAATGATTCCAAGGGATTTGAAATTCATTACCGGTTTCGGGGCGAACCCAGGCATTTCTTTCATCAGGCGAGGCACCTTTGCGAAAGCGAAGCGCTGCACTTCGCCACGTTGCACGCGGGCGTCGGAACACTCAATGGCAGTGTCGTGGCAGGCCCCTTTCGGCTGGCCATGCTTAACGCAGAGGGTCTCGGCGTGACGCAGGTGCAGTGGAAACGTAGGTGA
- a CDS encoding NAD(P)/FAD-dependent oxidoreductase, whose translation MDCQTLVLGAGIVGVCSALHLQAAGQSVILLDRDEPGRGTSHGNAGLIERSSIIPYAFPREWSRLLRYGLNQQSSMRFSPVFLPRLAPWLLQYWRQSSPDNLAKASRAMLPLIERCVTEHDLLAEASGMTGLMRAKGWIEFYRDQREFDLAVADAKTYAAYGLRYDILDAVQLRDREPNLSGAVGGIHWLDPKSVTDPGALVRGYAALFVQRGGVLLKGDARSLRQQAEGWRVDSEDGVVNSRQVVVALGPQSADVFSRFGYRIPLAIKRGYHMHYASQPGATLEHSVIDAQAGYVLAPMARGIRLTTGVEFAASDAPANEIQLRRCEAIARQLYPLGERLDAEPWLGRRPCLPDMRPVIGEAPRHPGLWFNFGHAHHGLTLGPVTGRLLADMMTGKPTFTDPAPYSPARFR comes from the coding sequence ATGGATTGTCAGACCCTCGTTCTCGGCGCCGGTATTGTCGGCGTCTGTTCCGCACTGCACCTGCAAGCCGCAGGCCAGAGCGTCATCTTGCTTGATCGTGACGAACCCGGCCGGGGCACCAGTCATGGCAACGCGGGCCTGATCGAGCGTTCCAGCATCATTCCCTATGCGTTCCCTCGCGAATGGTCGCGCCTGCTGCGCTACGGTCTCAACCAGCAGTCGTCGATGCGCTTCAGCCCTGTTTTTCTGCCACGCCTCGCGCCCTGGCTGCTGCAATACTGGCGGCAGTCTTCGCCCGACAACCTGGCCAAGGCAAGCCGCGCCATGCTGCCGCTGATCGAGCGCTGCGTCACGGAGCATGACCTGCTGGCAGAGGCGTCGGGCATGACCGGTTTGATGCGCGCCAAAGGTTGGATCGAGTTCTACCGCGATCAGCGCGAATTCGATCTGGCCGTCGCCGATGCTAAAACCTACGCTGCGTACGGATTGCGCTACGACATCCTCGATGCGGTTCAATTACGTGATCGGGAGCCAAACCTCAGCGGCGCCGTGGGCGGCATCCATTGGCTCGACCCGAAAAGCGTGACCGATCCCGGTGCGTTGGTGCGCGGTTACGCCGCCTTGTTTGTGCAACGTGGCGGCGTGCTGCTCAAAGGTGATGCACGCAGCCTGCGTCAGCAGGCTGAAGGTTGGCGGGTCGACAGTGAGGACGGGGTGGTCAATTCCCGGCAGGTGGTCGTGGCGTTGGGTCCACAATCGGCGGACGTGTTTTCGCGGTTCGGGTATCGCATTCCGCTGGCGATCAAGCGTGGCTATCACATGCACTACGCGTCACAACCAGGCGCCACGCTGGAGCACTCCGTGATCGACGCGCAGGCGGGTTATGTGCTGGCGCCCATGGCACGTGGCATTCGGCTGACCACCGGGGTTGAGTTCGCGGCCAGTGATGCGCCCGCCAACGAGATTCAGCTGCGTCGCTGCGAAGCCATCGCGCGCCAGCTTTATCCGCTGGGTGAGCGCCTGGACGCCGAACCGTGGCTGGGGCGCAGGCCGTGCTTGCCCGACATGCGCCCGGTCATCGGTGAGGCGCCCCGTCATCCGGGTCTGTGGTTCAACTTCGGCCATGCTCATCATGGCTTGACGCTCGGGCCGGTGACGGGACGACTGCTGGCGGACATGATGACGGGCAAGCCGACGTTTACCGATCCAGCGCCTTACAGTCCGGCGCGTTTCCGGTAA
- a CDS encoding Ldh family oxidoreductase, translating into MSSPRDPVDTQSISFSDLTELLRQIFVRHGTSAEVAAVLAENCASAERDGSHSHGIFRIKGYLSSLAAGWVDGQAVPKVEDVGAGFVRVDAGGGFAQPAMQAAKALLIEKARTAGIAILAIRNSHHFAALWPDVEPFAQEGLVALSVVNSMTCVVPHDAQKPLFGTNPIAFAAPRAGGQPIVFDMATSAIAHGDVQIAAREGRMLPPGMGVDRAGQPTEDPKAILDGGALLPFGGYKGSALSMMVELLSAALTGGNFSFGFDMSTKPGAQTPWTGQMIIVIDPDKGGGHAFAERSEELVRQMHDVGQQRMPGDRRYRQREQSLAEGIVLSTDDLNRLRALASV; encoded by the coding sequence ATGTCTTCACCCCGCGATCCCGTAGACACCCAGTCGATTTCCTTCAGCGACCTGACCGAACTGCTGCGCCAGATATTCGTGCGCCACGGCACATCGGCTGAGGTGGCGGCCGTTTTGGCCGAAAACTGCGCCAGTGCGGAACGCGACGGGTCGCACAGTCACGGGATCTTTCGAATCAAGGGTTACCTGTCGTCACTGGCGGCAGGTTGGGTCGATGGCCAGGCCGTGCCGAAGGTCGAGGATGTCGGTGCCGGTTTCGTGCGGGTGGACGCAGGCGGTGGCTTTGCCCAGCCTGCGATGCAAGCCGCCAAGGCGCTGCTGATCGAGAAAGCACGCACGGCCGGCATTGCAATCCTGGCGATCCGCAACTCGCACCATTTCGCCGCGCTGTGGCCAGACGTCGAGCCTTTCGCTCAGGAAGGGCTGGTGGCGTTGAGCGTGGTCAACAGCATGACTTGCGTGGTCCCTCATGATGCGCAAAAACCGTTGTTCGGCACCAACCCGATTGCTTTCGCTGCGCCTCGTGCAGGGGGCCAGCCTATTGTTTTCGACATGGCGACCAGCGCCATTGCCCATGGCGACGTGCAGATTGCCGCGAGGGAAGGGCGCATGTTGCCACCGGGCATGGGCGTGGATCGCGCCGGACAGCCAACCGAAGACCCCAAGGCGATCCTGGACGGCGGCGCCCTCTTGCCCTTCGGCGGTTACAAAGGGTCGGCGTTGTCGATGATGGTCGAGCTGCTGTCTGCCGCATTGACCGGCGGCAACTTCTCATTCGGTTTTGACATGTCCACCAAACCGGGCGCGCAAACCCCATGGACCGGCCAGATGATCATCGTCATTGATCCGGACAAGGGCGGCGGTCACGCGTTTGCCGAGCGCAGCGAAGAACTGGTCAGGCAGATGCACGATGTGGGTCAGCAGCGCATGCCCGGCGATCGCCGGTACCGGCAGCGTGAACAATCCCTGGCAGAGGGAATCGTGCTGTCGACAGATGATTTGAATCGTCTCAGGGCACTTGCCAGCGTTTAA